The Pyrobaculum sp. 3827-6 genome has a segment encoding these proteins:
- a CDS encoding bifunctional hydroxymethylpyrimidine kinase/phosphomethylpyrimidine kinase, which yields MWRVAITIAGLDSGGGAGIHADVKTFAAMGVHGVTALTCVTAQNTYEVREVQCLSPAMVRAQILAVWDDMGIDAGKTGMLGTREIIEEVAATVAKLGFPLVVDPVMVAKSGAPLISDDAVDVLKKRLLPVAKVATPNRPEAERLTGMSIASERDAERAAEYIHREYGTEVVIVKGGHLAGGEAVDVVYYRGAVHKFSTPRLDSRSTHGTGCAFSAAIAAGLARGLDPLEAVKTAKQFIYTAIKYGVARGKGHWAVNPTAWVEIPAERWRAVEELGAALELVRSNAERLAKAIPEVQSNLGYVIDLRYARDAGDVAAVPGRIVNYMGEARPSGPPTFGASSHIARKILALASRDPRARSAMNIRYDPELVERAKALGFRLAAVDRRREPEEVKKREGGTMQWVVEEALRQTGGAAPDLIVDLGDWGKEPQITVVGRTPTEVVEKVLKILL from the coding sequence ATGTGGAGGGTTGCTATAACAATTGCCGGGCTTGACTCCGGCGGGGGGGCGGGGATCCACGCCGATGTCAAGACCTTCGCCGCGATGGGCGTCCACGGCGTGACGGCGCTGACGTGCGTAACGGCGCAGAACACCTACGAGGTTAGGGAGGTGCAGTGCCTCAGCCCGGCTATGGTTAGGGCCCAGATTCTTGCCGTGTGGGACGACATGGGGATAGACGCCGGGAAAACCGGCATGCTGGGGACGAGGGAGATAATTGAGGAGGTGGCGGCCACCGTGGCGAAGCTAGGCTTCCCCCTGGTGGTGGACCCGGTGATGGTGGCCAAGTCCGGCGCGCCGCTGATATCCGACGACGCCGTCGACGTGTTGAAGAAGAGGCTGTTGCCGGTGGCTAAGGTGGCGACTCCCAACAGGCCAGAGGCGGAGAGGCTCACCGGCATGTCCATAGCCTCGGAGAGAGACGCCGAGAGGGCGGCGGAGTACATCCACAGGGAGTACGGGACTGAGGTGGTTATCGTAAAGGGCGGCCACCTCGCGGGCGGTGAGGCGGTGGACGTGGTGTACTACAGAGGCGCGGTGCACAAGTTCTCGACCCCCAGGCTGGACTCCAGGTCGACCCACGGCACCGGTTGCGCCTTCTCCGCGGCCATAGCGGCGGGGCTGGCGAGGGGGCTGGACCCCTTGGAGGCTGTCAAGACGGCGAAGCAGTTTATCTACACAGCTATTAAATACGGAGTGGCCAGGGGCAAGGGCCACTGGGCAGTCAACCCCACCGCCTGGGTGGAGATACCCGCGGAGAGGTGGAGAGCTGTGGAGGAGCTGGGGGCCGCGCTTGAGCTGGTGAGGAGCAACGCGGAGAGGCTTGCCAAGGCCATCCCCGAGGTGCAGAGCAACCTCGGCTACGTGATCGACCTGCGCTACGCCCGGGACGCGGGGGACGTGGCGGCGGTGCCTGGACGCATTGTGAACTACATGGGCGAGGCGAGGCCCTCCGGGCCGCCCACCTTTGGGGCCAGTAGCCACATAGCAAGGAAAATCCTGGCCCTCGCGTCGCGTGACCCCCGCGCCAGGTCGGCGATGAACATCCGCTACGACCCGGAGCTTGTGGAGAGGGCCAAGGCCCTCGGCTTCAGGTTAGCGGCGGTGGACAGGAGGCGGGAGCCGGAGGAGGTGAAGAAGAGGGAGGGGGGCACCATGCAGTGGGTTGTGGAGGAGGCGCTGAGGCAGACAGGCGGGGCGGCCCCCGACTTGATTGTCGACTTGGGTGACTGGGGCAAGGAGCCGCAGATCACTGTCGTGGGGAGGACCCCCACGGAGGTGGTTGAAAAGGTGCTGAAGATCCTGCTCTGA
- the thiW gene encoding energy coupling factor transporter S component ThiW — MHTRKLAYVAVFTGLGLALAPLSFPVGPTRAFPGQHFVNGLAGVLVGPWALVVAFLISSLRNMLGLGTLFAFPGSLPGALVVWLVGVVLRRFGKAHYAPLFEPLGTLGLGFPTAAYVVAPLLGVGERFAAGFIPLLAGWAASTFTGSVAAFAVASAWRRLGRL, encoded by the coding sequence ATGCATACTAGAAAACTTGCTTATGTGGCTGTTTTCACAGGGCTGGGGCTGGCGCTGGCCCCGCTGAGCTTCCCCGTGGGCCCCACAAGGGCTTTTCCAGGCCAGCACTTTGTAAACGGGCTGGCTGGGGTGCTTGTAGGCCCCTGGGCGCTGGTGGTCGCCTTTCTAATCTCGTCGCTGAGGAATATGCTCGGCCTAGGGACGTTGTTCGCCTTCCCCGGCAGCCTCCCGGGGGCGTTGGTTGTGTGGCTAGTAGGCGTCGTCCTTAGGCGCTTTGGGAAGGCGCACTACGCGCCGCTTTTCGAGCCCCTTGGCACCCTCGGGCTGGGGTTCCCCACGGCGGCGTATGTCGTGGCGCCGCTTCTGGGCGTCGGGGAGAGGTTTGCCGCGGGCTTTATACCTCTGCTGGCTGGGTGGGCGGCGTCTACCTTTACCGGCAGCGTGGCGGCCTTCGCCGTCGCCTCTGCGTGGAGGAGGCTTGGCCGTCTATAG
- a CDS encoding NUDIX hydrolase, which translates to MDEVIYRARKFTLVRRAREVGGRVVWGEYLVHPGAVGVLAVVDGKAVLVRQFRPALRSWTLEIPAGTLDGGESPEEAAVREMVEETGYRPVRLVPLLEFYPSPGLSDELIRLYFTDAVEYVGVGERDPGEVDMEVVFKTPGEVLRMIESGEVRDGKTIIAFLAARARGLL; encoded by the coding sequence GTGGATGAGGTGATCTACAGGGCGAGGAAGTTTACGCTGGTGAGGAGGGCGAGGGAGGTGGGGGGCCGCGTAGTGTGGGGGGAGTACCTGGTCCACCCAGGGGCGGTGGGGGTCCTTGCGGTGGTGGATGGGAAGGCGGTGTTGGTGAGGCAGTTTAGGCCGGCGCTTAGGAGCTGGACCTTGGAGATACCCGCCGGCACGCTTGACGGTGGGGAGAGCCCCGAGGAGGCGGCGGTTAGGGAGATGGTTGAGGAGACTGGCTACCGGCCGGTGAGGCTTGTCCCCCTGCTGGAGTTCTACCCGAGCCCGGGCCTCAGCGACGAGCTAATTAGGCTCTACTTCACAGACGCCGTGGAGTACGTGGGGGTGGGGGAGAGGGACCCCGGAGAGGTGGATATGGAGGTCGTATTCAAGACGCCGGGGGAGGTGCTCCGCATGATTGAGAGCGGCGAGGTGAGGGACGGCAAGACGATAATAGCGTTTCTCGCTGCGCGGGCCAGGGGCCTCCTGTAG
- a CDS encoding DNA-binding protein: MSTNAIADASFLIDWARYGKRDLLFDVFEVVWVSEPVLAELHSEGTVMWVSENMARGRIALFPELPNYREEALRLMELSGRYPVRRLDYPEAYCIAVAGDRGFVVLSENGAAYASQHLYARARVWRALEVLGELARRGLVGRDDFLIYERETRHKFPRRDLERIWRYLPGT; this comes from the coding sequence ATGTCAACTAACGCCATTGCCGACGCCTCTTTCCTCATCGATTGGGCCAGATATGGGAAGAGAGATTTATTATTTGACGTGTTTGAGGTTGTTTGGGTGTCGGAGCCTGTGCTCGCCGAGTTGCACTCAGAGGGGACGGTGATGTGGGTGTCTGAAAACATGGCGCGGGGGAGAATTGCGCTGTTTCCGGAGTTGCCGAATTACAGAGAGGAGGCGCTTCGTCTAATGGAGCTGAGCGGCCGGTACCCAGTAAGGCGGCTTGACTACCCAGAGGCCTACTGCATCGCCGTGGCTGGCGACAGAGGCTTCGTCGTGCTGTCGGAGAACGGCGCCGCCTACGCGTCGCAACACCTCTACGCGAGGGCTAGGGTTTGGAGGGCGCTTGAGGTCTTGGGAGAGCTGGCGAGGCGGGGCCTCGTGGGTAGGGACGACTTCCTCATTTACGAACGGGAGACAAGACATAAATTTCCGCGAAGAGATCTAGAGAGGATATGGCGCTACCTGCCTGGTACGTAG
- a CDS encoding winged helix-turn-helix domain-containing protein, with protein sequence MIERVLGSPTKIKIILTLQQHGEMNLTELVKRVGTTHRTTIEQLNQLIRYGVVEVRQIGRMKLYRLARDEAVIKTAEALAKLDKWLAQTSPQHPPTLRNLSKNT encoded by the coding sequence GTGATTGAACGGGTTTTGGGATCCCCCACCAAGATCAAGATCATACTCACCCTCCAGCAACACGGCGAGATGAACTTAACTGAGCTGGTAAAGAGGGTGGGGACAACCCACCGCACAACCATAGAACAGCTAAACCAGCTAATCCGCTACGGAGTGGTGGAGGTTAGGCAAATAGGACGTATGAAGCTGTACAGACTAGCCAGGGACGAGGCGGTGATCAAGACAGCCGAGGCCCTGGCGAAACTCGACAAGTGGCTAGCCCAGACATCACCACAACACCCTCCAACCCTTCGAAATCTTAGTAAAAACACCTAA
- a CDS encoding TIGR04053 family radical SAM/SPASM domain-containing protein gives MRSVEELIKRFHQAPLLVFWESTKACPLACKHCRADAILKPLPGELTTQEGKRLIEQVAEFGDPKPLLIITGGDPLMRADLFELVDYANSLAVPVSLAPAVSPNLNADVMKEVRDSGVKSISISLDGAAPETHDELRGVPGSYRETINAIKTAVEIGLPVQVNTVVWRKSLHELPDVAHLLRQLEVRVWEVFFLIVTGRAREELDITPEQYEAAVQFLVDVSTYGFQVRTVEAPFYRRAKMQRLKGARYEDPLYQKLVERLRSLLGPPTRGVDPTVVPTRDGFGIIFIAYDGTVHPSGFLPLPLGNVRRQSLAKIYREHPLLLKMRRGEFGGRCGVCEYRDICGGSRARAYAYYKDPLAEDPACIYKLAT, from the coding sequence GTGCGGTCCGTTGAGGAGCTCATAAAACGCTTCCACCAAGCCCCCCTCCTAGTTTTCTGGGAGTCGACGAAGGCGTGTCCCCTCGCTTGTAAACACTGCAGGGCAGACGCCATTTTAAAACCCCTCCCGGGCGAGTTGACGACGCAGGAGGGGAAGCGGCTGATTGAGCAGGTGGCTGAGTTCGGAGACCCCAAGCCGCTCTTGATAATAACCGGGGGCGACCCCCTGATGAGGGCCGACCTCTTCGAGCTGGTGGACTACGCCAACTCACTCGCCGTCCCCGTGTCGCTGGCCCCCGCCGTGTCCCCCAACCTAAACGCCGATGTCATGAAGGAGGTGAGAGACAGCGGCGTCAAGTCCATATCCATCAGCCTCGACGGCGCCGCGCCGGAGACACACGACGAGCTCAGAGGCGTCCCCGGAAGCTACAGAGAGACTATAAACGCCATCAAGACCGCCGTGGAGATAGGCCTACCTGTCCAGGTGAACACCGTGGTGTGGAGGAAGTCGCTCCATGAGTTGCCGGACGTGGCCCACCTCCTCAGGCAACTGGAGGTTAGGGTCTGGGAGGTCTTCTTCCTAATTGTGACGGGGCGCGCCAGGGAGGAGCTGGACATAACCCCAGAGCAGTACGAAGCCGCGGTGCAGTTCCTCGTAGACGTGTCGACGTACGGATTCCAGGTGAGGACCGTCGAGGCCCCCTTCTACCGCAGGGCGAAGATGCAGAGGCTCAAGGGGGCGAGGTACGAAGACCCCCTCTACCAGAAGCTGGTGGAGAGGCTGAGGAGCCTCCTGGGGCCCCCGACCCGCGGCGTGGACCCCACCGTGGTGCCAACCCGCGACGGCTTCGGCATAATATTCATCGCCTACGACGGCACTGTGCATCCAAGCGGCTTTCTCCCACTTCCCCTGGGCAACGTGAGGAGGCAGAGCCTCGCCAAGATCTACAGAGAGCACCCCCTCCTCCTAAAGATGCGGAGGGGGGAATTCGGAGGGCGGTGCGGCGTCTGCGAATACAGAGACATATGCGGCGGCTCCAGAGCCAGGGCCTACGCCTACTACAAAGACCCCCTCGCAGAGGACCCCGCCTGTATATACAAGCTAGCAACTTAG
- a CDS encoding PaRep2b protein — protein sequence MRPVPAAEPLSGKPHWAKVAENMAFENASLTRYFLSWLSAYLWAVEGDEKAVAVFITAAVMGDGSIQTEKVTLTIGKFSTREEEDEAGQEGAGGARAKEEEAETITHVHKTALALGVLKAAGHEPERVYAKADGKSRWFELAWSVDKAKGFLSSASLWLYAVELAGGSDEIRIKYSRALEVVGVEARLENFTTAGKRPRAKLVVRLGGDVAEYSIRLHKNNAVELHFSTTDREEAERRAAVLRAVGVRAEVKKTYDKYHNRDMWQIAVTTNALAADSVHEAVRKAVVEFLKQCREVRVLSADTYDRLVKKFEKGVPEWGEIRFSVKLGKYGTIEVIYQPSDLESFNKAVELLRGLGMGDSCEGDWCFIHFTAREPEGGRLGFVRITTDGLRYIGWLALHGNERAQWLKEMLLKEARGEVVRQRLMQYFREGEQWGSVKPPIEKEVEVEGRRVRVRVEEVEAWKEKSKTREHLVVKIRAKVIEGNSEAAVEKEARFFKSGDKIKGYVIIHAGAEGGREAEHLRTVAVLKALGVERWSRKPEQILLSGGALDTLMRLEPVCAALGQCRKT from the coding sequence ATGCGGCCGGTCCCAGCCGCGGAGCCGCTCTCCGGCAAGCCCCACTGGGCCAAGGTGGCAGAGAATATGGCCTTCGAAAACGCCTCTCTGACGCGGTACTTCCTCTCCTGGCTGTCTGCGTACCTCTGGGCGGTGGAGGGCGACGAGAAGGCCGTGGCCGTCTTCATCACCGCCGCTGTGATGGGAGACGGGAGTATACAGACTGAAAAAGTGACGCTGACCATAGGCAAATTCTCCACGAGGGAAGAGGAGGACGAGGCTGGTCAAGAGGGCGCTGGCGGAGCCAGGGCAAAAGAGGAAGAGGCTGAGACCATAACCCACGTCCACAAGACGGCGCTGGCGCTGGGCGTCTTGAAGGCGGCCGGGCACGAGCCGGAGAGGGTATACGCCAAGGCCGACGGGAAGAGCAGGTGGTTTGAGCTGGCGTGGAGCGTCGATAAGGCTAAGGGCTTTCTGTCCAGCGCGTCTCTCTGGCTGTACGCCGTGGAGCTGGCCGGCGGAAGCGACGAGATAAGGATTAAGTACTCTAGGGCGCTGGAGGTCGTGGGCGTGGAAGCCCGCCTAGAGAACTTCACCACAGCGGGCAAGAGGCCCAGGGCCAAGCTTGTGGTGAGGCTGGGCGGAGACGTGGCCGAGTATTCAATACGCCTGCATAAAAACAACGCCGTGGAGCTTCACTTTAGCACAACCGATCGCGAGGAGGCTGAGCGGAGGGCGGCGGTGCTTAGGGCTGTGGGGGTGAGAGCTGAGGTGAAGAAGACCTACGACAAATACCACAACCGCGACATGTGGCAAATAGCCGTAACCACCAACGCGCTGGCCGCCGACTCCGTACACGAGGCGGTTAGAAAGGCGGTGGTAGAATTCCTCAAACAGTGCAGAGAGGTGAGGGTGTTGTCAGCGGACACCTACGATCGCCTAGTCAAGAAGTTCGAGAAAGGCGTGCCGGAGTGGGGCGAAATTAGATTTTCCGTTAAGCTGGGAAAATACGGCACTATAGAAGTAATATATCAGCCCAGCGATCTGGAGTCCTTCAACAAGGCTGTGGAGCTTCTGCGGGGGCTGGGGATGGGGGACAGCTGTGAAGGCGACTGGTGCTTTATCCACTTCACCGCAAGGGAGCCGGAGGGCGGCAGGCTTGGTTTCGTCCGCATAACGACAGACGGCCTTAGGTACATCGGCTGGTTGGCGCTACACGGCAACGAGAGAGCGCAGTGGCTGAAAGAAATGCTCCTAAAGGAGGCGAGGGGGGAGGTGGTGCGCCAACGCCTAATGCAATACTTCCGCGAAGGCGAGCAGTGGGGCTCCGTAAAGCCGCCCATTGAGAAAGAGGTAGAGGTAGAGGGCAGACGGGTGAGGGTCCGCGTCGAGGAGGTGGAGGCTTGGAAAGAGAAAAGCAAGACGAGGGAACACCTAGTCGTCAAGATACGGGCAAAGGTGATTGAAGGGAACAGCGAAGCGGCAGTGGAGAAAGAGGCCAGGTTCTTCAAGAGTGGCGACAAGATTAAGGGCTACGTAATCATACACGCCGGCGCCGAGGGAGGACGCGAAGCCGAACACCTAAGGACCGTGGCGGTGCTTAAAGCACTAGGAGTAGAGAGGTGGAGCAGAAAGCCAGAACAGATACTACTCAGCGGCGGCGCCCTAGACACCCTCATGCGCCTAGAACCCGTATGCGCCGCCCTAGGCCAATGCAGAAAAACTTAA
- a CDS encoding APC family permease, which produces MYALVHADSQSTFYFVVGYVALAAGLWSFVGTIYGVLLMAAIALTYGEMGSRFPETGGSYLYVKYSFGAAAAYLSTWLLAFDQVVMVGYGTIDAARTVLKLLFGATGWGDIPLALLFSGVLFLLTLVGIRESAALGKLVAVMDLTLMFSLIAASLVLRPSPPPFFNWGGVEAANLVFALSLLSRGFTGLDAIGQLAGEAREPLVQVPRATVLLIAIGALGALGLMASIMSVLTPQDLADPAIAPVLLAEKVHPVLYYLVAVNIFSIMLTAALTGYIAFSRLTYILADEGLLPPVFRKLHKRFRTPHISLTIAFATSLLLIYVGEVKIILAIYALGSLINYLLVALALAKASRSGTLHGAFSTPLVAGVPLSAWIAMALIPIGIALTLIEKYPYLWAWGLWIAAGLILYYYRKTAARSHP; this is translated from the coding sequence ATGTACGCCTTGGTGCACGCCGACTCGCAGAGCACCTTCTACTTCGTGGTTGGGTACGTGGCGCTGGCGGCGGGGCTGTGGAGCTTCGTGGGCACTATCTACGGGGTTCTGCTCATGGCCGCCATAGCGCTCACCTACGGCGAGATGGGGTCACGCTTCCCGGAGACCGGCGGCTCCTACCTCTACGTCAAGTACTCCTTCGGCGCAGCCGCGGCCTACCTATCCACGTGGTTGCTCGCCTTTGACCAAGTGGTGATGGTGGGGTACGGCACGATAGATGCGGCGAGGACTGTGCTGAAGCTTCTGTTCGGAGCGACGGGCTGGGGCGACATACCGCTAGCCCTCCTCTTCTCCGGCGTCCTCTTCCTCCTCACCCTCGTGGGGATTAGGGAGTCCGCGGCGTTGGGGAAGCTGGTGGCGGTGATGGACTTGACTTTGATGTTTTCGCTAATAGCCGCCTCCCTCGTCCTGAGGCCGTCCCCGCCCCCCTTCTTCAACTGGGGGGGCGTGGAGGCGGCGAACCTCGTCTTCGCCCTCTCCCTCCTCTCCAGAGGCTTCACTGGGCTAGACGCCATTGGTCAACTGGCGGGGGAGGCGAGGGAGCCGCTGGTGCAGGTGCCCAGGGCTACGGTGCTTTTGATAGCCATCGGCGCGCTGGGCGCCCTGGGCCTTATGGCGTCTATAATGTCTGTGCTGACGCCACAAGACTTGGCGGACCCCGCCATTGCGCCGGTGCTACTCGCCGAGAAGGTGCACCCCGTCTTGTACTACCTCGTGGCTGTCAACATCTTCTCAATAATGCTCACCGCGGCGCTGACTGGTTACATAGCCTTCTCCCGGCTCACGTATATCCTAGCCGACGAGGGCTTGCTACCTCCCGTCTTCCGCAAGCTCCACAAGAGATTTAGAACTCCCCACATATCCCTCACAATAGCATTCGCCACATCTCTCCTGCTTATCTACGTAGGAGAGGTGAAGATAATACTCGCAATATACGCCTTGGGTTCCCTCATTAACTACCTACTAGTAGCCCTCGCCCTGGCCAAGGCCTCGAGAAGCGGGACGCTACACGGCGCCTTCAGCACACCCCTCGTCGCCGGAGTCCCCCTCTCCGCGTGGATAGCCATGGCGCTGATACCCATCGGCATCGCCCTGACCCTGATAGAGAAGTACCCCTACCTCTGGGCGTGGGGCCTCTGGATAGCCGCAGGCTTAATACTGTACTACTACAGAAAGACAGCCGCTAGGAGCCACCCCTAG
- a CDS encoding ATP-binding cassette domain-containing protein encodes MIEARCLTVYAGGEPVVKCASFRVGPGELAVLYGPTGGGKSSIVKALAGIYRHSGEVRLERPYFIFQDVDFNLLFAYTDEETRSVACRPAERREIAKMSPGQRQLFAVRLAVESGASAVVLDEPLAFLDPASALEVAEAIKRLRDGGLGVLVAEHRLEFFLDADRFYLVDGGVEELGLEDLLIEASRRGYGPYFTRHSFRPPAAPRGEGCGVEIGGRPYPPGSKIALTGPVGSGKTYTLYALAGVVKKAGVRGCRPAGFVPQNPYLYFGEVDLSKAPREVLEWLGLGPGDSSLRLSYGEARLLAVLWELWRRPRLLLLDEPTAGVDRRYAEAVGELISAYGGTVVFATHDPVFAERYGEYKIRLG; translated from the coding sequence GTGATTGAGGCCCGCTGCCTAACGGTGTACGCCGGAGGGGAGCCGGTGGTTAAATGCGCAAGTTTTAGGGTGGGGCCTGGGGAGCTGGCTGTTCTATACGGGCCGACGGGAGGGGGGAAGTCTAGCATCGTGAAGGCCTTGGCCGGCATCTATAGGCACAGCGGGGAGGTCCGCCTCGAGAGGCCCTACTTCATATTCCAGGACGTAGATTTCAACCTCCTGTTCGCCTATACAGACGAGGAGACGAGGTCCGTGGCGTGCCGGCCGGCGGAGAGGCGGGAGATCGCCAAGATGTCGCCGGGGCAACGGCAGCTGTTCGCCGTCAGGCTCGCCGTGGAGTCCGGCGCGTCGGCTGTGGTGCTGGACGAGCCTCTCGCGTTTCTAGACCCCGCCTCCGCGCTGGAGGTGGCCGAGGCTATCAAGAGGCTGAGGGACGGGGGCCTCGGCGTGCTCGTAGCGGAGCACAGACTGGAGTTTTTCCTAGACGCAGACCGCTTCTACCTGGTAGACGGGGGGGTGGAGGAGCTGGGGCTCGAGGATCTGCTCATTGAAGCGTCTAGGAGGGGCTACGGGCCCTACTTCACCCGCCACAGCTTCAGGCCCCCGGCGGCGCCGAGGGGCGAGGGGTGCGGTGTGGAGATCGGGGGGAGGCCCTACCCCCCTGGGTCAAAAATCGCGTTGACAGGCCCCGTGGGGTCCGGCAAGACCTACACCCTCTACGCCCTGGCGGGCGTGGTGAAGAAGGCGGGCGTCCGGGGGTGCAGGCCGGCGGGCTTCGTGCCGCAGAACCCCTACCTCTACTTCGGCGAGGTGGATCTATCAAAGGCGCCTAGGGAGGTTCTGGAGTGGCTGGGGCTCGGCCCGGGGGACAGCTCCCTGCGCCTATCCTACGGCGAGGCCCGGCTCCTGGCCGTGCTGTGGGAGCTGTGGAGGAGGCCCCGCCTGTTGCTACTTGACGAGCCCACGGCGGGGGTGGACAGGCGCTATGCCGAGGCTGTTGGCGAGCTCATATCCGCCTACGGAGGCACCGTGGTGTTCGCCACACACGACCCCGTGTTCGCGGAGAGGTATGGGGAGTACAAGATCAGGCTTGGGTAA
- a CDS encoding nucleotidyltransferase domain-containing protein — protein sequence MVALFGSRARGDYTPLSDWDLLAIVERGDYRVEHRGVGQVVWLPLDKLDEVLGWSMVVLDAVADGKPLCGDSSIFEEVKRRVFRYVEERGLTRTRSGWLPRGV from the coding sequence GTGGTTGCGCTTTTCGGCTCCAGGGCCAGGGGTGACTACACGCCTCTCAGCGACTGGGATCTGCTGGCGATAGTGGAGCGAGGCGACTACCGGGTGGAGCACAGGGGGGTCGGACAGGTGGTGTGGCTCCCCCTCGACAAGCTGGATGAGGTGCTCGGGTGGTCGATGGTTGTCCTAGACGCGGTGGCTGATGGGAAGCCGCTGTGCGGCGACTCGTCCATCTTTGAGGAGGTGAAGAGGAGGGTTTTTAGATATGTGGAGGAGAGGGGGCTCACAAGGACGAGGAGCGGCTGGCTTCCCAGAGGGGTATGA
- the cc1 gene encoding DNA-binding protein CC1 — protein MSKQKLKFYDIKARKAFETDKYEVIEKKTARGPMMFAVATSPYTNIKVYRLLGKKK, from the coding sequence ATGTCGAAGCAAAAACTAAAATTCTACGACATAAAAGCCAGAAAGGCGTTCGAAACAGACAAGTACGAGGTTATTGAGAAGAAGACAGCCCGCGGCCCAATGATGTTCGCAGTGGCCACGTCCCCCTACACAAACATAAAAGTCTACAGACTCCTAGGAAAGAAGAAATAA
- a CDS encoding HEPN domain-containing protein — MSYEAWVRRALRFREYAGEDLRSGRYDSAAFFAQQAAEFLLEAVLIRATGSRPLSHSISELLSYVAKVFGRSLPEDVVRCAESLESHYVQARYPDARLNDYRRWEAEEAVKCMEVVWGYVREVAGGFA, encoded by the coding sequence GTGAGTTACGAGGCTTGGGTGAGGAGGGCGTTGAGGTTTAGGGAGTATGCTGGGGAGGATTTGAGGAGTGGGAGGTACGACTCGGCGGCTTTTTTCGCCCAGCAGGCGGCTGAGTTTTTGCTTGAGGCTGTGTTGATCAGGGCCACCGGCTCCAGGCCCCTGTCTCACTCCATCTCCGAGCTTCTTAGCTACGTGGCTAAGGTCTTCGGGAGGTCCCTTCCTGAGGATGTTGTGAGGTGTGCGGAGAGTCTGGAGTCTCACTACGTGCAGGCTAGGTATCCGGACGCGCGGCTGAATGACTACAGGAGGTGGGAGGCGGAGGAGGCTGTTAAGTGTATGGAGGTGGTGTGGGGCTATGTTCGAGAGGTGGCTGGAGGCTTTGCGTGA
- a CDS encoding PaREP1 family protein, which translates to MLSLGTLATLLSLDPSEEGRIHLEMAFKYLEEGKAQSDPVQTSEKLYKAVEEAVKAAAVVLGLPKAGEAARAGRWEARIFFSAVRKLAGALGEEFRLAFAEGWFLHVEGFHEARLTLEDVADRVPYIERGLRKVAELVARGGS; encoded by the coding sequence ATGTTATCACTAGGGACGCTGGCTACACTTCTGAGTCTTGACCCTTCGGAAGAGGGGAGGATCCATTTAGAGATGGCCTTTAAGTATTTAGAAGAGGGCAAGGCGCAGAGCGATCCTGTGCAGACCTCTGAGAAGCTGTACAAAGCTGTGGAGGAGGCTGTGAAGGCGGCGGCCGTTGTTTTAGGGTTGCCAAAGGCCGGGGAGGCAGCGAGGGCGGGGAGGTGGGAGGCGAGGATCTTCTTCTCGGCTGTGAGAAAGCTGGCTGGGGCACTGGGGGAGGAGTTTAGGCTGGCTTTTGCTGAGGGCTGGTTTCTGCACGTGGAGGGGTTCCACGAGGCGCGGCTTACGCTGGAGGACGTGGCTGACCGCGTGCCTTACATCGAGCGGGGTTTGAGGAAGGTGGCGGAGCTTGTGGCTAGGGGTGGCTCCTAG